TTTGGCCAGGCGCGCGGCCGGAGGCAGGTCCAGACCCGCCCGCTCGAGCGTGGCCTCGTCGAGCAGGACCTCCCTGGCCGCGCCGCCGCTCAGCCGCCCATCCTCCAGAACGAAGACGCGGTCGGCGAGTTCGGCGACAAGGGCCAGGTCGTGGCTGATGAGGAGCAAGCTCCTGCCGGCCGCGCGCAAGGCCTTGAGGAGCGCCAGCAAATGCCTTTTGCCCCCGTGGTCCAAGCCGCGGCTCGGCTCGTCCAGGACGAGGACCGGCGTCTCCATCGCCAGAACGCTCGCTAAGGCCAGCCAGCGCCTCTCGCTCGGCCGCAGGTCGTAGGGGTGCCCCTCCCTAGAGGTCAGCCGGGTGAGCGCCAGCGCCCGCGCGACGGCCGCCCCCAACCTCTCCCCCCGTCGGC
This portion of the Deinococcota bacterium genome encodes:
- a CDS encoding energy-coupling factor ABC transporter ATP-binding protein translates to RSVAELARRVGYLFQDPDRGLFERSVRREVAFGPRQLGRRGERLGAAVARALALTRLTSREGHPYDLRPSERRWLALASVLAMETPVLVLDEPSRGLDHGGKRHLLALLKALRAAGRSLLLISHDLALVAELADRVFVLEDGRLSGGAAREVLLDEATLERAGLDLPPAARLAKDLGLRPVLTEAELFAARPT